A section of the Streptomyces sp. CG1 genome encodes:
- a CDS encoding ABC transporter permease: MTTPASPSPAAALEVTDEDSAASAKPGTPKGTESRSPGRLAWTRFKRDRAGVISAFVVVFFFVVGIAAPLIAKVYGKDPYTTYGMNIPGLFNQFNYPVKPNGGISSDFWFGIEPQLGRDVFTFLLYGIRNSLLIATVAALLTTLLGVVIGITAGYLGGKTDYFVGRVIDILLAFPQTLFFIAFWPVVIAIFVSPEDNTPVWLTVTSLILVMTAFGWASIARLLRGEVLALREREFVEAAKVTGASPARIIFKELLPNLWTPILIQATLLLPTYVTTEAALAFLGVGLSDPTPDWGVMIQNGAKVYQDDITFMLFPGLAMVIFVVAFNLLGDSVRDALDPKTKR, encoded by the coding sequence ATGACCACCCCCGCATCCCCTTCCCCGGCCGCCGCACTCGAGGTGACCGACGAAGACAGCGCCGCATCGGCGAAGCCCGGCACCCCGAAGGGCACCGAGAGCCGCTCTCCGGGACGGCTGGCCTGGACCCGCTTCAAGCGGGACCGGGCGGGCGTCATATCCGCCTTCGTGGTGGTCTTCTTCTTCGTCGTGGGCATCGCTGCGCCGCTGATCGCCAAGGTGTATGGCAAGGACCCGTACACCACGTACGGCATGAACATCCCGGGCCTGTTCAACCAGTTCAACTACCCGGTCAAGCCCAACGGCGGCATCAGCTCCGACTTCTGGTTCGGTATCGAGCCGCAGCTCGGGCGGGACGTCTTCACGTTCCTGCTCTACGGCATCCGCAACTCGTTGCTGATCGCCACCGTGGCCGCTCTGCTGACGACCCTGCTCGGCGTCGTCATCGGCATCACCGCCGGCTATCTGGGCGGCAAGACGGACTACTTCGTCGGCCGCGTGATCGACATCCTGCTGGCGTTCCCGCAGACGCTGTTCTTCATCGCCTTCTGGCCGGTGGTCATCGCGATCTTCGTCTCGCCCGAGGACAACACCCCGGTCTGGCTGACCGTCACCAGCCTCATCCTCGTGATGACGGCCTTCGGCTGGGCCTCCATCGCGCGTCTGCTGCGCGGCGAGGTACTCGCCCTGCGCGAGCGCGAGTTCGTGGAGGCGGCCAAGGTCACCGGCGCCTCCCCGGCCCGGATCATCTTCAAGGAACTGCTGCCCAACCTGTGGACCCCGATCCTCATCCAGGCAACGCTCCTCCTCCCGACCTACGTCACCACAGAGGCCGCTCTCGCCTTCCTGGGCGTCGGTCTCTCGGACCCGACCCCCGACTGGGGCGTCATGATCCAGAACGGCGCCAAGGTCTACCAGGACGACATCACCTTCATGCTCTTCCCGGGCCTGGCCATGGTGATCTTCGTCGTCGCCTTCAACCTCCTCGGCGACTCGGTCCGCGACGCACTGGACCCGAAGACCAAGCGCTGA
- a CDS encoding ABC transporter permease: MPEQPHEPEGAIAGTGMGGAMDLGASEAATLERTPGGPQGTGPAGRPRSLWSDAWRDLRRNPVFLVSGLVILFLVLIALWPSAIASGSPLKCDLAKAQDGAGPGAPFGYDGQGCNVYTRTVYGARTSVTVGVLATLGVAVVGSVLGALAGYFGGIWDSILSRVTDIFFAIPVVLGGLVLLSVVTSNTVWPVIGFMVLLGWPQISRIARGSVITAKQNDYVQAARALGASDSRILLRHIAPNAVAPVIVVATIALGTYIALEATLSYLGVGLKPPSVSWGIDISAASPYVRNAPHALLWPSGALAVTVLAFIMLGDAVRDALDPKLR; the protein is encoded by the coding sequence ATGCCTGAACAGCCGCACGAGCCCGAGGGGGCGATCGCCGGGACCGGCATGGGCGGGGCGATGGACCTGGGCGCGAGCGAGGCGGCGACCCTGGAGCGCACCCCCGGGGGACCGCAGGGCACGGGCCCGGCGGGCAGGCCTCGCAGCCTCTGGTCGGACGCGTGGCGGGACCTGCGGCGCAACCCGGTGTTCCTCGTCTCCGGGCTGGTCATCCTCTTCCTTGTCCTCATCGCCCTGTGGCCCTCGGCGATCGCCTCCGGCAGCCCCCTGAAGTGCGACCTCGCCAAGGCGCAGGACGGCGCGGGCCCCGGCGCGCCCTTCGGCTACGACGGCCAGGGCTGCAACGTCTACACGCGCACCGTGTACGGCGCCCGTACGTCCGTCACGGTCGGTGTGCTGGCGACGCTCGGGGTGGCCGTCGTCGGGTCGGTGCTGGGGGCGCTGGCGGGCTACTTCGGCGGCATCTGGGACTCGATCCTGTCCCGGGTCACCGACATCTTCTTCGCGATCCCGGTGGTCCTCGGCGGTCTGGTCCTTCTGTCGGTGGTCACCAGCAACACCGTCTGGCCGGTCATCGGGTTCATGGTGCTGCTCGGCTGGCCGCAGATCTCGCGTATCGCGCGCGGCTCGGTCATCACCGCCAAACAGAACGACTACGTCCAGGCCGCCCGCGCCCTCGGCGCCTCCGACTCCCGCATCCTGCTGCGCCACATCGCCCCGAACGCCGTGGCGCCCGTGATCGTAGTGGCGACCATCGCGCTGGGCACGTACATCGCGCTGGAGGCGACCTTGTCGTACCTCGGTGTGGGGTTGAAACCGCCCAGCGTCTCCTGGGGCATCGACATCTCCGCCGCGTCCCCCTATGTCCGCAACGCCCCCCACGCCCTCCTGTGGCCCTCAGGCGCCCTGGCCGTCACGGTGCTGGCCTTCATCATGCTGGGCGATGCGGTCCGCGACGCTCTCGATCCGAAGCTGAGGTGA
- a CDS encoding ABC transporter permease — protein sequence MARYVARRLLQMIPVFLGSTLLIFLMVNVMGDPIAGLCGERACDPATAAQLKREFGLDKPLWQQYATYMGNLFTGDFGTAFNGQKVTELMGSAFPVTIRLTIVAILFEIVIGVTLGVLTGLRRGRPVDTGVLLGTLVVISVPTFVTGLLLQLLLGIKWQWISPSVRYGSFDELIVPGLVLASVSLAYVTRLTRTSIAENKRSDYVRTAVAKGLPRHRVIVRHLLRNSLIPVVTFIGADIGALMGGAIVTERIFNIHGVGFQLYQGILRQNTQTVVGFVTVLVLVFLVANLLVDLLYAVLDPRIRYA from the coding sequence ATGGCGCGCTATGTCGCACGGCGGCTGCTGCAGATGATCCCGGTGTTCCTCGGGTCGACGCTGCTGATCTTCCTGATGGTGAACGTGATGGGCGACCCCATCGCGGGCCTGTGCGGCGAGCGGGCCTGCGATCCGGCGACGGCCGCCCAGCTGAAGCGGGAGTTCGGCTTGGACAAGCCTCTCTGGCAGCAGTACGCGACGTACATGGGCAACCTCTTCACCGGCGACTTCGGCACGGCCTTCAACGGCCAGAAGGTCACCGAGCTGATGGGTTCGGCATTCCCCGTCACCATCCGGCTCACGATCGTCGCCATCCTCTTCGAGATCGTCATCGGTGTGACGCTGGGCGTGCTGACGGGCCTCAGGCGCGGCCGGCCCGTCGACACCGGGGTGCTGCTGGGCACCCTGGTGGTGATCTCCGTGCCCACCTTCGTCACCGGTCTGCTGCTCCAGCTGCTGCTCGGCATCAAGTGGCAGTGGATCAGCCCGTCCGTCCGCTACGGCAGTTTCGACGAGCTGATCGTGCCCGGCCTGGTCCTCGCCTCCGTCTCCCTCGCCTATGTCACCCGGCTGACCCGCACCTCCATCGCGGAGAACAAGCGGTCCGACTACGTCCGTACGGCGGTCGCCAAGGGCCTGCCCCGGCACCGGGTGATCGTCCGGCACCTGCTGCGCAACTCCCTGATCCCCGTGGTCACCTTCATCGGCGCCGACATCGGCGCGCTGATGGGCGGTGCGATCGTCACCGAGCGGATCTTCAACATCCACGGCGTGGGCTTCCAGCTCTATCAGGGCATCCTGCGCCAGAACACGCAGACGGTCGTCGGCTTCGTGACCGTCCTCGTCCTTGTCTTCCTCGTCGCCAACCTCCTCGTCGATCTCCTGTACGCCGTACTCGACCCGAGGATCCGCTATGCCTGA
- a CDS encoding ABC transporter ATP-binding protein, translated as MLLEVQELQVEFRTRDGVAHAVNGVSYEVDAGETLAVLGESGSGKSVTAQAVMGILDMPPGRITGGRILFRGQDLLKLKEEERRKIRGAGMAMIFQDALSALNPVISVGDQLGEMFVVHRGMSAKDARARAVELMERVRIPAAAQRVRDYPHQFSGGMRQRIMIAMAMALEPALIIADEPTTALDVTVQAQVMDLLAELQHEYHMGLILITHDLGVVADVADRIAVMYAGKIVESAPVRDIYKSPAHPYTRGLLDSIPRLDQKGQELYAIKGLPPNLMDIPPGCSFHPRCPMAQDVCRTDEPPLYEVSDTRGSACHFWRECLDG; from the coding sequence GTGCTGCTCGAAGTGCAGGAGCTGCAGGTGGAGTTCCGGACACGGGACGGGGTCGCGCATGCCGTCAACGGGGTGAGTTACGAGGTCGACGCGGGGGAGACGCTGGCCGTGCTGGGGGAGTCCGGGTCGGGCAAGTCCGTCACCGCGCAGGCCGTGATGGGGATCCTCGACATGCCCCCGGGCAGGATCACCGGCGGACGGATTCTCTTCCGGGGGCAGGATCTGCTGAAGCTGAAGGAAGAGGAGCGGCGGAAGATCCGGGGCGCCGGGATGGCGATGATCTTCCAGGACGCCCTGTCGGCCCTCAATCCCGTCATTTCCGTGGGGGATCAGCTGGGCGAGATGTTCGTCGTGCACCGCGGGATGTCGGCGAAGGACGCGCGGGCCAGGGCCGTCGAGCTGATGGAGCGGGTGCGCATCCCGGCCGCCGCGCAGCGGGTGCGGGACTATCCGCACCAGTTCTCCGGCGGTATGCGCCAGCGCATCATGATCGCCATGGCGATGGCCCTGGAACCGGCGCTCATCATCGCCGACGAGCCCACCACCGCCCTGGACGTCACCGTGCAGGCCCAGGTCATGGACCTGCTCGCGGAGCTGCAGCACGAGTACCACATGGGGCTCATCCTCATCACCCATGATCTGGGCGTCGTGGCCGACGTGGCCGACCGGATCGCCGTCATGTACGCCGGGAAGATCGTCGAGTCGGCGCCCGTCCGCGACATCTACAAGTCGCCCGCCCACCCCTACACCCGCGGCCTGCTGGACTCCATCCCGCGCCTGGACCAGAAGGGACAGGAGCTGTACGCCATCAAGGGCCTGCCGCCGAACCTGATGGACATCCCGCCCGGCTGTTCCTTCCATCCGCGCTGTCCGATGGCCCAGGACGTCTGCCGCACCGACGAACCTCCGCTGTACGAGGTCTCCGACACGCGCGGCAGCGCCTGCCACTTCTGGAGGGAGTGCCTGGATGGCTGA
- a CDS encoding ABC transporter substrate-binding protein, giving the protein MRRHTPARGAACVIAAGLLATACGGGGGFGGAGVLTSSWGDPQNPLEPANTNEVQGGKVLDMIFRGLKKYDPRTGKAQNMLAERIDTPDSRNFTVTLKAGWKFSNGEPVTAHSFVDAWNYGAGLKNNQKNAYFFGYIEGYDKVHPDSGAQTADTLSGLQVTGPRTFTVRLNQKFSSFPDTLGYAAYAPLPRAFYTDHAAWVSKPVGNGPYQIASYTKGSAMSLKKWDAYPGPDPARNVGVTLLVYTDSNTAYTDVLAGNLDLVDDVPATQLKNVHTDLNGRYINTPAGILQTLAFPYYDPKWNTPGARMVRTGLSMAINRKQITGTIFRNTRTPATDWTSPVLGAAGGYQAGLCGHACDYDPAQAKKLIQEGGGIPGGRLKITYNADTGSHKQWVDAVCNSINNALDNDKACVGNPIGTFADFRNQTTGHKMSGPFRAGWQMDYPLIQNFLQPLYYTGASSNDGLWSSPQFDRLVDRANAETDRATAVRLFQQAEGVVRDNMAAIPLWYQNGSAGYTARLSHVALNPFSVPVYNEIKVG; this is encoded by the coding sequence ATGCGGCGACACACGCCCGCCCGAGGGGCCGCCTGTGTGATCGCCGCGGGGCTGCTGGCCACCGCCTGCGGGGGTGGCGGCGGCTTCGGCGGAGCCGGGGTGCTGACCTCCTCCTGGGGCGATCCGCAGAACCCGCTGGAGCCGGCCAACACCAATGAGGTGCAGGGCGGCAAGGTCCTCGACATGATCTTCCGGGGCCTGAAGAAGTACGACCCGCGGACGGGCAAGGCCCAGAACATGCTCGCCGAGCGCATCGACACCCCGGACTCGCGGAATTTCACCGTCACCCTGAAGGCCGGCTGGAAGTTCAGCAACGGAGAACCGGTCACCGCCCACTCCTTCGTGGACGCCTGGAACTACGGGGCCGGCCTGAAGAACAACCAGAAGAACGCGTACTTCTTCGGCTACATCGAGGGCTACGACAAGGTCCATCCCGACAGCGGCGCGCAGACCGCCGACACGCTGTCCGGGCTCCAGGTCACCGGGCCCCGGACGTTCACCGTCCGGCTCAACCAGAAGTTCTCCAGCTTCCCCGACACCCTCGGCTACGCCGCCTACGCGCCGCTCCCGCGCGCGTTCTACACCGACCACGCCGCCTGGGTGAGCAAGCCGGTCGGCAACGGGCCGTACCAGATCGCGTCGTACACCAAGGGATCCGCCATGTCCCTGAAGAAGTGGGACGCCTACCCCGGCCCCGACCCGGCCCGGAACGTCGGCGTGACCCTGCTGGTGTACACCGACAGCAACACCGCCTACACCGATGTGCTGGCCGGCAACCTCGACCTGGTCGACGACGTGCCCGCCACCCAGCTCAAGAACGTCCACACCGACCTGAACGGCCGTTACATCAACACCCCGGCCGGCATCCTGCAGACCCTGGCCTTCCCGTACTACGACCCGAAGTGGAACACCCCCGGGGCGCGGATGGTACGCACGGGTCTGTCCATGGCGATCAACCGCAAGCAGATCACCGGGACCATCTTCCGTAACACGCGCACCCCGGCCACCGACTGGACCTCCCCGGTCCTCGGCGCGGCCGGCGGCTACCAGGCCGGACTGTGCGGCCACGCCTGCGACTACGACCCCGCCCAGGCCAAGAAGCTCATCCAGGAGGGCGGCGGGATCCCCGGCGGCCGGCTCAAGATCACCTACAACGCGGACACGGGCTCGCACAAGCAGTGGGTGGACGCCGTGTGCAACTCCATCAACAACGCGCTCGACAACGACAAGGCCTGCGTCGGCAACCCGATCGGCACCTTCGCCGACTTCCGCAACCAGACCACGGGGCACAAGATGTCCGGTCCCTTCCGGGCCGGCTGGCAGATGGACTACCCGTTGATCCAGAACTTCCTGCAGCCGCTGTACTACACGGGCGCCTCCTCCAACGACGGCCTGTGGTCCAGCCCGCAGTTCGACCGGCTCGTCGACCGGGCCAACGCCGAGACGGACCGGGCCACCGCCGTCCGGCTCTTCCAGCAGGCCGAGGGGGTCGTCCGCGACAACATGGCCGCCATCCCGCTCTGGTACCAGAACGGCAGCGCCGGCTACACCGCCCGGCTCTCCCATGTGGCGCTCAACCCGTTCAGCGTGCCGGTCTACAACGAGATCAAGGTGGGCTGA
- a CDS encoding ABC transporter ATP-binding protein: protein MAEPILEVSGLVKYYPLTRGILFKKQIGAVKAVDGVDFTLGKGETLGIVGESGCGKSTLARMLCNLERPTAGSIRFKGEDITRLSGRALKAVRRNIQMVFQDPYTSLNPRMTVGDIIGEPYDIHPEVAPKGDRRRRVQELLDVVGLNPEYINRYPHQFSGGQRQRIGIARGLALRPEVIVADEPVSALDVSVQAQVINLLDRLQSEFDLSYVFIAHDLSIVRHISDRVGVMYLGRIVEIGREPEIYDHPTHPYTQALLSAVPVPDPEAREHRERIILTGDVPSPTNIPSGCRFRTRCWKAQERCVVEVPALAVPAVFRGTPGPAAHDSACHFAEEKKVVRAEGE from the coding sequence ATGGCTGAGCCGATCCTCGAAGTGAGCGGGCTCGTCAAGTACTACCCGCTGACCCGGGGCATCCTGTTCAAGAAGCAGATCGGTGCGGTGAAGGCCGTCGACGGCGTCGACTTCACGCTCGGCAAGGGGGAAACCCTCGGCATCGTCGGCGAGTCGGGCTGCGGCAAGTCGACGCTCGCCAGGATGCTCTGCAACCTGGAGCGCCCGACGGCCGGCTCCATCAGGTTCAAGGGCGAGGACATCACGCGTCTGTCCGGCCGCGCGCTGAAAGCCGTACGCCGCAACATCCAGATGGTCTTCCAGGACCCGTACACCTCCCTGAACCCCCGGATGACGGTCGGCGACATCATCGGGGAGCCGTACGACATCCACCCCGAGGTCGCGCCCAAGGGCGACCGCCGCCGCAGGGTCCAGGAGCTGCTGGACGTGGTCGGCCTCAACCCGGAGTACATCAACCGCTACCCGCACCAGTTCTCCGGCGGCCAGCGCCAGCGCATCGGCATCGCCCGCGGGCTGGCGCTGCGCCCCGAGGTGATCGTCGCCGACGAACCGGTGTCCGCACTCGACGTCTCGGTCCAGGCCCAGGTGATCAACCTGCTGGACCGGCTGCAGTCGGAGTTCGACCTGTCGTACGTCTTCATCGCGCACGACCTGTCCATCGTCCGGCACATCTCCGACCGGGTGGGTGTGATGTACCTGGGCCGGATCGTGGAGATCGGCCGGGAGCCCGAGATCTACGACCACCCCACCCACCCCTACACCCAGGCGCTGCTCTCCGCGGTCCCGGTCCCGGACCCCGAGGCGCGCGAACACCGTGAGCGGATCATCCTCACCGGAGACGTGCCGTCCCCGACGAACATCCCCTCCGGCTGCCGCTTCCGCACCCGCTGCTGGAAGGCGCAGGAGCGGTGTGTCGTGGAGGTCCCGGCCCTGGCGGTCCCGGCCGTGTTCCGGGGCACGCCCGGGCCCGCGGCCCATGACTCGGCCTGTCACTTCGCCGAGGAGAAGAAGGTGGTCCGGGCGGAGGGGGAGTAG